One segment of Arcanobacterium phocae DNA contains the following:
- the pknB gene encoding Stk1 family PASTA domain-containing Ser/Thr kinase, with translation MNQDPLLNILIEDRYQIISRLARGGMASVYRAYDKRLDRNVAVKIIHSHLAEQTDFVERFIREARSAAKLSSPHVVNVYDQGVAETPLGDLPYLVMQLVPGPDLRSQLSAHGSLPIGMALEIVRQVLQALATAHHADVVHRDVKPENILLDQPLDTTAVLSQPSIHAQVADFGLARAASSSTQTSTVLGTVAYLAPELISARTAYPATDIYATGIMLYELIAGHLPFAGETPMAIALQHLNDDVPVLSDLADWMPASIDSVIRLFTAKNPQKRPQNGQAALDALEDVVESIPSDTAIRRIPVFPERKHEPSPQSTQHLSAQTLPEPVATTQKLATLTQPDPEPPTTPEPRRRRKWPLLVGILLILATIGASVGWYFLYGPGLRVTIANVSNLTVSQAQSALKKQGFSVKIDHQFSDTIAKDSIIGTKPAAGTRIHPDSIVTINVSDGIKHLVVPKVEGLTAAEAEAAIKPIGFEKIEHTSDYSDTVEKGKVISQSPEADSSVPHTSVITYVLSDGRAPVKIPDLSAVSKSELESTLDELGLKLVMTEEYSDTVEEGKVISQSPAADTDAFRLDEVHVVVSRGPELVAVPNVIGKQVNQAKQILESAQFKVRVEKILGGIFGTVRLQDPGEGTQAKRGATITISVV, from the coding sequence GTGAACCAAGACCCACTGCTTAACATCCTCATTGAGGACCGCTATCAGATCATTTCTCGTCTCGCCCGTGGTGGCATGGCGAGCGTTTATCGTGCCTACGATAAACGCCTTGACCGTAATGTAGCAGTGAAAATTATTCATTCGCATTTGGCCGAGCAAACAGATTTCGTTGAACGCTTTATTCGAGAGGCACGCTCAGCAGCTAAGCTTTCCAGCCCCCATGTTGTGAATGTTTATGATCAAGGTGTTGCAGAAACTCCGCTCGGAGATCTGCCCTATCTTGTCATGCAACTTGTTCCTGGTCCAGATTTGCGTTCACAATTGTCAGCTCATGGTTCACTGCCTATAGGCATGGCGCTAGAAATTGTACGACAAGTTTTACAAGCTCTAGCCACCGCTCATCATGCAGATGTAGTTCACCGCGATGTAAAACCGGAAAATATCTTGTTGGATCAGCCGCTAGATACCACCGCTGTCTTGTCTCAGCCTTCGATTCACGCACAAGTCGCTGACTTCGGATTAGCCCGTGCGGCTTCCAGTTCTACACAGACCTCAACAGTTCTAGGAACAGTTGCATACCTCGCCCCAGAACTTATTTCAGCCCGCACTGCTTATCCAGCAACCGACATATACGCAACCGGCATTATGCTCTATGAGCTCATTGCTGGACACCTACCCTTTGCTGGAGAGACGCCAATGGCGATCGCACTCCAACATTTGAATGATGATGTTCCGGTACTGAGCGATTTAGCTGACTGGATGCCAGCAAGTATCGATTCAGTTATTCGACTGTTCACTGCCAAAAATCCTCAGAAACGTCCGCAGAACGGGCAGGCTGCGCTCGACGCGCTCGAAGATGTGGTTGAGTCGATCCCATCAGATACTGCCATTCGGCGAATCCCAGTTTTTCCAGAACGCAAGCACGAACCGTCTCCTCAGTCGACACAACATCTATCTGCGCAGACCTTGCCAGAACCGGTTGCTACGACGCAAAAACTTGCGACTCTTACTCAGCCAGATCCGGAACCGCCGACGACGCCGGAACCCCGCCGTCGTCGGAAATGGCCACTATTAGTTGGTATTCTGTTGATTCTAGCGACGATCGGGGCATCTGTTGGATGGTATTTCCTTTATGGCCCTGGCTTACGAGTAACTATTGCTAATGTTTCGAACCTGACCGTATCTCAAGCACAGAGTGCTCTTAAAAAACAAGGATTCTCAGTAAAGATCGATCATCAGTTCTCAGATACTATTGCCAAAGATAGTATTATCGGAACAAAGCCAGCTGCCGGGACACGCATCCACCCAGATTCTATCGTCACAATCAATGTGTCTGACGGAATAAAGCATCTGGTCGTCCCTAAAGTTGAGGGCCTAACGGCAGCCGAAGCCGAAGCTGCTATCAAGCCTATTGGGTTTGAGAAAATCGAACATACCTCTGACTATTCTGACACAGTAGAAAAAGGAAAAGTTATCTCGCAGTCTCCAGAAGCTGACTCATCTGTACCTCACACCTCTGTGATTACCTATGTGTTATCGGATGGTCGAGCGCCGGTCAAGATCCCAGATCTGAGTGCAGTGAGCAAGTCAGAACTAGAGAGCACTCTGGATGAGCTCGGTCTGAAGCTCGTCATGACGGAAGAATACTCGGACACCGTTGAAGAAGGAAAGGTAATCTCTCAATCACCAGCTGCGGACACCGATGCGTTCCGACTAGATGAAGTACACGTAGTAGTTTCGCGCGGGCCAGAACTTGTCGCTGTTCCTAATGTTATTGGCAAACAGGTAAACCAGGCAAAACAAATTTTAGAAAGTGCACAATTCAAGGTCCGAGTAGAAAAAATCCTAGGCGGCATTTTCGGAACAGTACGCCTTCAAGATCCCGGAGAAGGCACCCAAGCTAAGCGCGGCGCCACAATCACAATCAGTGTTGTCTAG
- a CDS encoding 3-deoxy-7-phosphoheptulonate synthase has translation MGKQAKHDDFLPVYPDPVQVTAAIEHIQRFPRIVDPHDVESLKTQLARASRGEAFVIQGGDCAERFSDATRYHVRAKIGSLIQTSYIISQLSHRVVIPIGRIAGQYAKPRSHAYEEREGLTLPSYRGDAVNSQVFTTQGRTPDPQRLIQAVESAQTAYRYVRELESENFLSLDQAHNWNSSAYQTPEYKEFSALVRTSEFTSLSDRIYVSHEALLPFFEQALTDSSRWNTGAHMLWIGERTRHTGSTQMRYAASVKNPIGVKLGPATTADDVRNIVDQLNPEGHAGRLTFIPRMGASRIEESLPPLFAAIRDDGRPVSWMLDPMHGNTRTIRGHKIRFMADILAEINKFFDICEESAAIPGGLHIEFSGYNVTEIADSQENAGWDHIVDEPLVDPRLNPRQLLHVAFTAGQALARQH, from the coding sequence ATGGGAAAACAGGCTAAACACGACGACTTCCTGCCGGTGTACCCTGATCCTGTTCAAGTGACGGCAGCCATTGAGCATATTCAGCGATTTCCTCGTATCGTTGACCCGCACGACGTTGAATCGCTAAAGACTCAGCTCGCACGTGCATCTCGCGGAGAAGCTTTTGTGATACAAGGCGGGGATTGCGCCGAACGTTTTTCAGATGCTACTAGATACCATGTCCGTGCAAAAATCGGATCGCTGATACAGACAAGCTACATTATTAGTCAGCTGAGCCATCGCGTCGTTATCCCGATCGGAAGGATCGCAGGGCAGTATGCCAAACCACGTTCGCATGCTTATGAAGAGCGAGAAGGTCTCACACTTCCTTCATATCGTGGGGACGCCGTCAATTCGCAGGTTTTTACCACCCAAGGCCGTACGCCTGACCCACAGCGTCTTATTCAAGCTGTTGAGTCAGCACAGACGGCTTATCGCTATGTGCGTGAATTAGAATCAGAAAACTTTTTGAGTCTCGATCAAGCGCATAATTGGAACAGCTCCGCCTACCAAACTCCAGAATATAAAGAATTTAGTGCTCTTGTTAGAACATCAGAGTTTACTTCGCTCTCTGACCGGATATATGTATCGCACGAGGCGCTGCTCCCGTTTTTCGAGCAGGCACTGACCGATTCCTCTCGATGGAACACCGGGGCACACATGTTATGGATTGGGGAACGAACCAGGCATACCGGTAGTACACAGATGCGGTATGCGGCTTCTGTCAAAAACCCAATCGGTGTTAAACTCGGCCCTGCCACCACGGCAGATGATGTTCGAAACATCGTTGACCAGTTAAACCCCGAAGGCCATGCTGGAAGACTAACATTTATTCCGCGCATGGGTGCTTCACGCATTGAGGAATCCTTGCCACCGCTATTTGCAGCAATACGTGACGACGGCAGGCCAGTTTCGTGGATGCTGGATCCAATGCACGGCAATACCCGAACAATCCGAGGACACAAGATTCGTTTTATGGCCGATATTCTCGCAGAGATCAACAAATTCTTTGATATCTGTGAAGAATCGGCGGCTATCCCTGGCGGACTCCATATCGAATTCTCAGGGTACAACGTAACTGAGATTGCAGACAGTCAGGAGAATGCTGGCTGGGATCATATTGTGGATGAACCATTAGTAGATCCGCGACTGAATCCACGTCAACTTTTGCACGTGGCATTTACTGCAGGCCAAGCTCTAGCTAGACAACACTGA
- a CDS encoding pyrophosphate--fructose-6-phosphate 1-phosphotransferase, which translates to MSIRRVAILTAGGFAPCLSTAVGGLIEHYTKEMPEVEIIGYQYGYHGLLTGNFIVFDDEARANAATLKKFGGSPIGNSRVKLTNSQNLVERGLIKPGENALEVAAEQLRKDGVDVLHTIGGDDTNTTAADLAAYLHENDYELTVVGLPKTIDNDIVPIRQSLGAYTAAEQASKFAQNVIGEHRSNPRMLIIHEVMGRACGYLTAQTAQYYRQWLNEQEWVPSAGLSKERWDVHALYIPEITFDLDVEGSRLRKIMDEQGNVNIFLSEGAGVDEIIEELLEDGIEVERDPFGHVKLDTINPGQWFANQFAKIIGAEKVMVQKSGYFSRSAASNPKDLELIESMVELAVKSAQEGVSGVIGHDEEDNDTLKAIDFKRIAGHKAFDVSQPWFHEVMDAIGQEWEPKPAK; encoded by the coding sequence ATGTCTATCCGTCGAGTCGCGATTCTTACCGCAGGCGGTTTCGCACCATGCCTGTCCACCGCAGTAGGCGGTTTAATTGAGCATTACACCAAGGAAATGCCGGAAGTTGAAATTATCGGCTACCAGTATGGATACCACGGTCTGCTCACCGGAAACTTCATTGTTTTCGACGACGAAGCACGTGCTAATGCTGCCACGCTGAAGAAGTTTGGTGGCTCGCCGATTGGTAATTCACGCGTTAAGCTCACCAATTCCCAGAATCTTGTGGAACGCGGTTTGATCAAGCCAGGCGAAAATGCGCTCGAAGTTGCTGCTGAACAGCTCCGCAAAGATGGTGTGGACGTTCTGCACACAATTGGTGGCGATGATACAAACACCACCGCTGCTGATCTGGCAGCTTACTTGCATGAAAACGATTACGAGCTGACTGTTGTTGGTCTACCAAAGACCATCGATAACGATATTGTCCCAATTCGTCAGTCTCTTGGTGCCTACACAGCGGCTGAACAAGCTTCGAAGTTTGCCCAGAATGTTATTGGTGAGCACCGCTCCAACCCGCGCATGCTGATCATCCACGAAGTTATGGGGCGCGCATGTGGTTACCTTACTGCACAAACCGCACAGTATTACCGCCAGTGGCTCAATGAACAAGAATGGGTTCCATCAGCAGGACTGTCCAAAGAACGTTGGGATGTCCACGCTCTCTACATTCCGGAAATTACTTTCGACCTTGATGTTGAAGGATCCCGTTTGCGTAAGATCATGGATGAGCAAGGCAATGTCAATATCTTCTTGTCCGAAGGCGCGGGCGTAGATGAAATCATTGAAGAGCTACTAGAAGACGGTATTGAGGTAGAACGCGATCCATTTGGTCACGTTAAGCTTGACACCATTAATCCTGGTCAGTGGTTCGCCAACCAGTTTGCTAAGATTATTGGCGCAGAAAAAGTTATGGTTCAGAAGTCCGGATACTTCTCACGTTCAGCTGCATCAAACCCGAAGGATCTCGAACTTATCGAGTCCATGGTTGAACTTGCTGTCAAGTCTGCTCAAGAAGGCGTCTCCGGCGTGATCGGCCACGATGAGGAAGACAATGACACCCTGAAGGCAATTGACTTCAAGCGCATTGCTGGACACAAGGCATTCGATGTTTCCCAGCCATGGTTCCATGAAGTCATGGATGCTATTGGCCAGGAATGGGAGCCAAAGCCAGCTAAGTAA
- a CDS encoding DEDD exonuclease domain-containing protein yields the protein MLRTSEILTTTGHGYSALENMVEARPKVHAMKIMPVTGQRIDTDRGVIHRRGEQLSACEQLCFDDLGLTLSEVTFLVVDVETTGEKPGLHALTEIGAVKVRGGEVLGEFSSLINPGIPIPVFISRLTGITNLKVATAPKLDAILPLFIDFVGSDPDLVFVAHNAAFDLGHLRGAAEALELSFPKRKVVDTVKLSRRVFTREEVPNHKLSSLARFVQATTSPSHRALDDARATVDVFHAILARLGSLGVTHLDDLLVAHSRVPGKRRLKAHLADQIPALPGIYKFIGPNNEILYIGTSKNLYKRVRSYFTAAEKRRRIGEMVDLAVRVDTIVTKTVIEAQILEIRLIRDLEPPYNRRSKPRARYWLKLTDEKHPRLTASRVVTFDNLDVSLGPFTKMGNAKAALELINSYTNLRTCAQVLPSQPDGRPACHQAELKLCDAPCQTGIEQKMSYEKVERILRGDVDDIYLYSLKRMKELSASERFEYAQRERDRIYALVGGARAQALMKPLIQAGRIIAASPHEQQADTWEIVTTDYGQLVDSTIVVHANEVHTYADSYNSQHPLSEPPERPFAEVTTDELHCLSSWLWRDLVRIVYVTQPEKLATRVSSSQKIMLPDIVGVDQAM from the coding sequence ATGCTCCGAACGAGCGAGATTTTGACGACGACGGGGCACGGATATAGTGCACTTGAAAATATGGTGGAGGCTCGGCCTAAAGTACATGCTATGAAGATCATGCCAGTTACTGGACAACGTATTGACACTGACCGCGGCGTCATCCATCGTCGTGGGGAACAATTATCTGCCTGTGAACAGCTGTGTTTCGATGATTTGGGTCTTACTCTTTCTGAGGTTACATTCTTGGTTGTCGACGTCGAAACAACTGGCGAAAAACCGGGGCTACATGCGCTAACTGAAATAGGCGCGGTAAAAGTACGTGGCGGTGAGGTCCTCGGCGAGTTTAGTTCACTTATCAACCCGGGAATCCCTATCCCGGTATTTATTTCTCGACTCACCGGTATCACAAACCTTAAGGTAGCCACCGCCCCGAAACTCGATGCTATTTTGCCACTATTTATCGACTTTGTCGGTTCTGACCCAGACCTAGTATTTGTTGCACACAACGCGGCTTTTGATCTGGGACATTTACGAGGCGCTGCTGAAGCTTTAGAGCTTTCTTTTCCAAAACGCAAAGTTGTTGATACGGTGAAATTAAGCCGGCGGGTTTTCACTCGTGAAGAGGTACCAAATCATAAGCTCTCGTCCCTTGCCCGTTTCGTCCAAGCTACCACTTCCCCGTCTCATCGCGCTCTTGACGACGCCCGCGCTACGGTTGATGTCTTTCATGCTATTTTGGCCCGGTTGGGCTCGCTTGGTGTCACACATCTCGATGACTTGTTGGTGGCTCACTCACGGGTACCGGGAAAACGTCGGTTAAAAGCTCATCTAGCTGACCAGATCCCTGCGTTGCCGGGGATATACAAATTTATTGGTCCCAACAACGAGATTTTATATATTGGGACATCCAAGAACTTATATAAGCGTGTTCGATCCTATTTCACTGCGGCTGAAAAGCGACGCCGAATTGGCGAAATGGTGGATCTTGCTGTCCGGGTTGACACTATTGTCACGAAGACTGTTATTGAAGCGCAAATCCTTGAAATTAGATTAATACGGGACTTAGAACCACCCTACAACAGGAGGTCGAAACCACGGGCTCGATACTGGCTGAAACTTACTGACGAAAAGCATCCTCGCCTAACGGCGTCTAGAGTTGTTACCTTCGATAATCTTGATGTTTCATTAGGCCCTTTCACCAAAATGGGAAATGCAAAAGCCGCTCTGGAGCTGATTAATTCGTACACCAACCTACGCACATGTGCACAGGTTTTGCCTAGCCAACCAGACGGCAGACCTGCATGTCATCAAGCGGAGTTAAAACTGTGCGATGCGCCTTGCCAGACCGGTATAGAACAAAAGATGAGCTACGAAAAAGTAGAACGAATTTTGCGCGGGGATGTCGATGATATCTATCTCTATAGTCTCAAGCGAATGAAGGAACTATCAGCAAGCGAACGGTTTGAGTATGCTCAGCGGGAGCGCGATCGAATATACGCTCTCGTTGGCGGTGCACGTGCGCAAGCGCTCATGAAACCACTCATCCAAGCTGGGCGTATTATCGCTGCATCGCCTCATGAGCAACAAGCCGATACTTGGGAAATAGTTACCACGGATTACGGTCAGCTGGTTGATTCGACTATCGTAGTCCACGCTAATGAAGTTCACACCTACGCTGATTCATACAACAGCCAGCATCCGTTGTCTGAGCCGCCTGAACGACCGTTCGCTGAGGTAACCACTGATGAATTACATTGTCTTTCTTCATGGCTGTGGCGCGATTTAGTTCGGATTGTGTACGTAACTCAGCCCGAGAAATTAGCTACGCGAGTCTCGAGTTCACAAAAAATTATGCTCCCCGATATCGTTGGCGTCGACCAGGCGATGTGA
- a CDS encoding response regulator transcription factor, protein MRESVKRAVGRKVRGQETPIEWIEGATPDGTILKIKDAEEAGQSFDLLILDAETPKLGGIGLGKMVRDEINENIPYIVLIARPQDEWLARVARPEAILPYPINATELSVTVKELVS, encoded by the coding sequence GTGCGTGAATCTGTTAAACGCGCAGTAGGACGCAAGGTGCGTGGCCAAGAGACGCCGATTGAATGGATAGAAGGCGCAACTCCGGACGGAACTATTCTGAAGATTAAAGATGCAGAAGAAGCTGGTCAGTCCTTTGATTTGCTCATACTAGATGCGGAGACGCCAAAGCTTGGTGGAATCGGTTTAGGAAAAATGGTACGGGATGAAATCAACGAAAACATTCCGTATATTGTCCTCATAGCCCGGCCACAAGATGAGTGGCTAGCACGAGTTGCGCGTCCAGAAGCTATTTTACCTTATCCAATCAACGCGACTGAGCTTTCCGTGACAGTGAAAGAATTAGTTTCATAG
- a CDS encoding superoxide dismutase, with amino-acid sequence MTIYTLPELPYDYAALEPHISGKIMELHHDKHHATYVAGANTAVENIKAAREAGDLSKINQLSKDLAFNLGGHTNHTMFWQNLSPNGGDEPEGELLEAIKDSFGSFANFQKHFTAVALGIQGSGWAVLAYDTLAGKLNVFQMFDHQANIPSFIVPLFMVDMWEHAFYLDYLNVKADYLKAIWNIANWEDVAARLARAQEHAAKLILG; translated from the coding sequence ATGACAATTTATACTCTTCCTGAACTTCCCTACGATTATGCAGCCCTTGAGCCACATATTTCAGGAAAGATCATGGAACTTCATCACGATAAGCATCATGCAACGTACGTGGCCGGCGCTAACACGGCAGTAGAAAACATCAAAGCAGCGCGCGAAGCTGGTGACTTATCGAAAATCAATCAGCTATCAAAGGATCTCGCATTCAATCTCGGCGGACACACCAACCACACTATGTTCTGGCAAAATCTCTCCCCCAATGGTGGCGACGAACCAGAAGGCGAACTCCTCGAAGCCATCAAAGATTCCTTTGGCTCGTTCGCTAACTTCCAGAAGCATTTCACAGCTGTAGCTCTCGGAATCCAAGGATCTGGTTGGGCTGTTCTAGCTTACGATACGTTGGCAGGCAAGCTTAATGTTTTCCAGATGTTTGATCACCAGGCCAACATCCCATCATTCATTGTGCCATTGTTTATGGTCGATATGTGGGAGCACGCTTTCTACCTCGACTATCTAAATGTCAAGGCAGACTACCTCAAGGCAATTTGGAACATTGCTAATTGGGAAGATGTTGCTGCTCGCTTGGCCCGTGCCCAAGAGCACGCCGCAAAGCTCATTCTTGGCTAA
- a CDS encoding FKBP-type peptidyl-prolyl cis-trans isomerase encodes MKRSIIALCAAVLLGLTGCSDSAANSASKTEQQAAGTEMPTVKIDGKDTHLEFPDSNPPEGLQKTVLDEGEGRVIEETDFVVAHYVGQVWGNEKPFDSSFSRGSGAGFSLQGVIPGWTQGLSGLKSGAKVILSIPSKLGYGPAGGNAQAGIGKDDTIAFYVEILDAFGGDQAGDPNATPEADPASLPVEIEGELGQPVTVKVKEGTANPTEISTTVIARGSGPEVGGEGSRLYMQYSMSLIDNSKSETSYGKAGPFLSTIGGGSIFDGLTGIPVGSRVLVMAPPQGPESDDNKQGLAVVVDILGIDK; translated from the coding sequence GTGAAACGATCCATTATCGCTCTTTGTGCAGCGGTACTACTGGGACTGACTGGATGCTCTGACTCGGCAGCTAATTCAGCGTCGAAAACTGAACAGCAGGCAGCTGGAACTGAAATGCCAACAGTTAAAATAGATGGCAAGGATACCCACTTGGAGTTTCCAGATTCTAACCCGCCCGAAGGACTACAAAAAACTGTCTTAGATGAGGGGGAAGGACGAGTTATCGAAGAAACTGACTTTGTTGTTGCGCATTATGTGGGACAGGTCTGGGGCAATGAAAAGCCGTTCGATTCTTCTTTTTCACGTGGTAGCGGAGCAGGGTTTTCGCTCCAGGGAGTTATCCCGGGGTGGACTCAGGGACTGTCTGGACTGAAATCTGGAGCAAAGGTTATTCTCTCGATTCCGTCCAAACTAGGATACGGACCAGCTGGAGGAAATGCTCAGGCGGGTATCGGTAAAGACGATACGATTGCTTTCTATGTAGAGATTCTCGATGCTTTCGGCGGGGATCAAGCTGGCGATCCAAATGCAACTCCAGAAGCAGATCCGGCTTCTCTTCCCGTGGAAATTGAAGGAGAGCTAGGCCAACCCGTGACTGTCAAAGTTAAAGAGGGGACTGCGAATCCGACTGAAATTTCCACAACCGTTATCGCACGCGGTAGTGGTCCAGAAGTTGGTGGAGAGGGCTCGAGACTTTATATGCAATATTCGATGTCACTAATCGATAATTCAAAGTCGGAAACCAGTTACGGTAAAGCCGGCCCGTTCCTATCCACTATTGGTGGTGGCTCTATCTTTGATGGATTAACGGGTATCCCGGTGGGATCACGTGTTTTAGTCATGGCGCCGCCACAGGGTCCGGAAAGTGACGACAACAAGCAAGGTTTGGCTGTCGTCGTAGATATTCTAGGTATCGATAAGTAA
- the erpA gene encoding iron-sulfur cluster insertion protein ErpA: MSEIATHAVSLTDVAAAKVKSLLEQEGRDDLRLRVAVQPGGCSGLMYQLYFDERLLDGDAIANFDGVEVVVDRMSVPYLEGATIDFADSIERQGFTIDNPNAQGSCACGESFH, from the coding sequence ATGAGCGAAATTGCAACACATGCTGTAAGCCTTACTGATGTGGCCGCAGCGAAAGTCAAGTCTTTACTGGAACAAGAGGGTCGTGATGATCTCCGGTTACGAGTGGCAGTGCAGCCTGGTGGTTGCTCGGGGCTAATGTATCAGCTCTATTTTGATGAGCGGCTACTAGACGGCGATGCCATTGCTAATTTTGATGGTGTTGAAGTAGTTGTTGACCGGATGTCGGTTCCTTATCTTGAAGGAGCAACAATCGATTTTGCTGATTCAATTGAACGCCAGGGATTTACAATCGATAACCCTAATGCGCAAGGTTCTTGTGCATGCGGTGAGTCTTTCCACTGA